A section of the Oryzias latipes chromosome 8, ASM223467v1 genome encodes:
- the LOC101159015 gene encoding methyltransferase-like protein 2-A, producing the protein MEAPCAVDAVAAGSSETGHSLSGSSSAESRRPQFGTRFLTDPKQVFQHNAWDNVEWTDEQEEAAKRKVSENSYPLPAEKQEEYDSRANEYWNEFYTIHENRFFKDRHWLFTEFPELAPQCSVLNHTSHIDEPQGSNLDQNRCRDSGAEDSRDFPGSSASYRILEVGCGVGNTVFPILKTNNDPGLFVYCCDFSSTAVELVKNNPEYDPGRCFAFVQDLSDADASYPIPDGSLDVIVLIFVLSALHPDKMQASIRRLARLLKPGGMILLRDYGRYDMAQLRFKKGRCLSENFYVRGDGTRVYFFTQDELHELFTRAELEKVQNLVDRRLQVNRGKQLTMYRVWIQCKYKKAS; encoded by the exons ATGGAGGCGCCCTGCGCGGTGGACGCAGTGGCGGCGGGCAGCAGTGAAACGGGGCACAGTTTGTCCGGTTCATCCTCTGCAGAATCCAGGAGACCTCAGTTCGGTACGCGGTTCTTGACAGACCCTAAACAGGTCTTTCAGCACAACGCATG GGACAACGTGGAGTGGACTGACGAGCAGGAAGaagctgcaaaaagaaaagtctcaGAAAACAGTTATCCACTCCCTGCAGAGAAGCAAG AGGAATATGACAGCCGAGCCAATGAGTACTGGAATGAGTTTTACACGATCCACGAAAATCGTTTCTTCAAGGATCGTCACTGGCTCTTCACCGAGTTCCCGGAACTGGCGCCGCAGTGTAGCGTCCTCAACCACACCTCGCATATAGATGAACCCCAAGGGAGCAATTTGGATCAAAACCGTTGCAGGGATTCTGGAGCTGAAGACAGCCGGGACTTTCCTGGCTCCTCTGCCTCATACCGTATTTTGGAG GTGGGCTGTGGAGTGGGAAACACAGTTTTTCCAATACTTAAAACCAACAA TGACCCAGGACTCTTTGTTTACTGCTGTGATTTTTCCAGCACCGCTGTGGAATTAGTCAAG AATAATCCAGAATACGACCCCGGGCGGTGCTTCGCCTTTGTTCAAGACTTGAGTGATGCGGATGCCAGTTACCCCATTCCTGATGGAAGCCTCGACGTCATAGTCCTCATCTTTGTTCTGTCGGCGCTGCACCCTGACAA gatgcaggcctccatcaggaggTTGGCACGTTTGTTGAAGCCTGGAGGCATGATCCTACTCAGAGATTATGGACGCTATGATATGGCACAACTCCGCTTCAAAAAAG GGAGATGTCTGTCAGAGAACTTTTACGTTCGAGGGGATGGAACCCGagtttatttctttactcaGG ACGAGCTTCATGAGCTGTTTACAAGGGCGGAGCTGGAGAAAGTGCAGAACCTGGTGGACAGACGGTTACAGGTGAACAGAGGGAAGCAGCTCACCATGTACAGGGTATGGATCCAGTGCAAGTATAAGAAGGCCTCCTGA